A single Larimichthys crocea isolate SSNF chromosome VIII, L_crocea_2.0, whole genome shotgun sequence DNA region contains:
- the cdh8 gene encoding cadherin-8 isoform X4 — translation MDINDNAPEFATEYEAFLCENGKPGQVIQTVSAVDKDDPIQGHYFDYRLVPEMLNNPNFTIKNNQDNSISVLAKHDTFRRQKQEMYFLPIIVTDNGNPPMSSTNTLTIRVCGCSKDGIVQSCNVEAYVLPIGLSMGALIAILACIILLLVIVVLFVTLRRHKNEPLIIKDDEDVRENIIRYDDEGGGEEDTEAFDIATLQNPDGINGYLPRKDIKPDLQFMPRAGQHSGPNGVDVDEFINVRLHEADNDPTAPPYDSIQIYGYEGRGSIAGSLSSLETASSDSDQNYDYLREWGPRFRRLGELYSVGESDRET, via the exons ATGGACATTAATGACAATGCCCCTGAATTTGCCACCGAGTACGAGGCCTTCTTGTGTGAAAATGGAAAACCTGGACAG GTGATCCAGACTGTCAGCGCAGTGGACAAAGACGACCCAATCCAGGGCCACTACTTTGACTATCGTCTAGTTCCAGAGATGCTCAACAATCCCAATTTTACCATCAAAAACAACCAAG ATAATTCAATCAGTGTTCTAGCCAAGCATGATACCTTCAGACGACAGAAACAGGAGATGTACTTCCTGCCAATCATTGTGACAGACAATGGGAATCCACCGATGAGCAGCACGAACACCTTGACCATCCGAGTCTGTGGATGCAGTAAGGACGGTATTGTCCAGTCCTGCAACGTGGAGGCCTACGTTTTACCTATTGGCCTCAGTATGGGAGCTCTTATTGCCATCCTGGCCTGCATTATACTGCTGTTAG TAATAGTAGTACTATTTGTGACCCTGAGGAGACACAAGAATGAGCCCCTGATTATAAAGGATGACGAAGATGTGAGGGAAAATATTATTCGTTACGATGATGAAGGAGGCGGTGAGGAGGACACAGAAGCTTTCGACATTGCAACGCTGCAGAATCCAGATGGCATCAATGGTTACCTGCCACGTAAGGACATCAAGCCTGACCTGCAGTTTATGCCCCGGGCGGGCCAACACTCTGGGCCGAATGGTGTGGACGTGGATGAATTTATCAACGTACGGCTCCATGAGGCAGACAATGATCCCACAGCGCCGCCTTACGACTCCATCCAGATCTATGGATACGAGGGCCGGGGATCCATTGCTGGCTCCCTCAGCTCACTGGAGACGGCATCGTCAGACTCGGACCAGAACTATGACTATCTCAGAGAGTGGGGTCCACGCTTCAGAAGACTTGGGGAGCTCTACTCTGTGGGTGAGAGCGACCGCGAGACCTGA